A single genomic interval of Adhaeribacter pallidiroseus harbors:
- a CDS encoding hybrid sensor histidine kinase/response regulator transcription factor, producing MWQDRKGFMWFGTRNGLNRYDGVEFTTYENVNEDSSSLSHSYVSCLFEDSKGNLWVGTLEGGLNLYNRDNDTFSHFTHNKSNPNSLSFNSVNCIYEDKNHALWVGTENGLNVFRQDKKSFTHYRNDITDSRSLADNNIGVIFEDSKNNLWVGTKGGGLELFDRVNKSFKHHKYDATNSSSLSNNVVRTCYKDSKGNIWLGTQNGLNLFMETPAGVVFKRYQHQKSNPNCLSNNSIISISEDLAGRLWIGTQIGGLSIYDQEQNTFTNYSPNPLDPYSISSNSLWSIYRDKVGTMWIGARNRGLDKWDPHQQKFNHYNIYPSGNYTLSNRDVTCFLEDDSGNLWLGTDGGGLSYLDRKTNKYVHYTHDPLKDNSLGSNSVLSLLMDRQHHLWVGTWGGGLNRFDKKTQTFKRYLPNAADPASINGNNIFSLCEDSSGKLWVGVFLGGLNLYDPHTDSFSHYNYNHNDATSLSNNKIIKIFEDSKKNLWIGTDGGGLNLMHWAGKDQVTFTRYNYDSNSPGSLSSNVINAITEDKNHNLWIGTWKGLNKFNYQQQTFEVYRKEDGLPDNVINGILEDNKGFLWLSTNQGISRFDAAGKKFKNYTTADGLQSPEFIRGSYLKSKAGELFFGGVNGFNSFFPANIHDRLFTAPLYLTQFNIRHTLIKPNQKNSPLRQHISETKEITLSYDQSDFSFGFVALNYALASKIRYAYKLVGYDKDWQKAGNQRSANYAKVPPGTYTFRVRSTITNDLWNKEEATVKITITPPWWKTWWAYSLYSLAFAGLLIWYRQNLIKQLRLKADLQLEHLELTKMQEMERLKSNFFANISHEFRTPLTLILSPLKDMYSGKFNGDFKQQYQVMIRNAERLLRLINQLLDLSKLDSGHMQLEAARVNLIDFLKTIFSSFESYAQKKNLKFSFEHPVEPILVYFDPDKLEKVFLNLLSNAFKFTSTGEIKLAVELVTRSGEKASNNQCPIAYVAICVTDSGVGIPADCVNYVFDHFYQVAQRVHPGDIEGTGIGLSLAKELVELHQGKIEVESKLGIGTTFKVLLPLGKAHLKEPELEVPDWQPTFKNPASTSIEPLASAATVTTTNDSKSKEVELPVILLVEDNTDLRTYLKERLEQNYHVLEAANGADGLKMGLDKMPDLIISDVLMPKMNGVELCRALKNNVQTSHIPLILLTAQADSENKIEGLETGADDYVSKPFDSNELEVRVKNLIKSREVLRDRFAQNNKLILEPKEITITPLDEIFMKKVLESIEKNMANTEYRVEDLGEDVAMSRMPLYRKIKALTGQTAVEFIRTIRLKRAAQLLKQQQLHVSEVTYDVGFNDLQYFRTCFKKQFGLSPSEYAKLHADVKMEAASDN from the coding sequence ATGTGGCAGGACCGCAAAGGATTTATGTGGTTTGGTACCCGAAACGGACTTAACCGGTACGATGGCGTAGAGTTTACTACTTACGAAAACGTAAATGAAGATAGTTCTAGTTTAAGCCATAGCTACGTAAGCTGTTTATTCGAAGATAGTAAAGGCAACTTGTGGGTAGGCACTCTGGAAGGAGGCTTAAATCTTTATAACCGCGACAACGATACTTTTTCGCACTTTACTCATAATAAAAGCAACCCCAATAGCTTAAGTTTTAATTCTGTTAACTGTATTTACGAAGACAAAAATCATGCTTTATGGGTGGGTACGGAAAATGGCTTGAATGTATTTCGGCAGGATAAAAAAAGCTTTACTCATTACCGGAACGATATTACTGATTCCCGCAGTCTTGCGGATAATAACATCGGGGTTATTTTCGAAGACAGCAAGAATAACTTGTGGGTGGGTACCAAAGGCGGCGGCTTAGAATTATTTGACCGGGTTAATAAATCGTTTAAACACCATAAATACGACGCCACTAATAGCAGCAGCCTGAGCAATAATGTAGTCAGAACTTGTTATAAAGATTCGAAAGGTAATATTTGGCTGGGTACCCAAAATGGCTTGAATCTTTTTATGGAAACTCCGGCCGGGGTAGTATTTAAACGGTACCAGCACCAAAAAAGTAACCCTAATTGTTTAAGCAATAATTCCATTATAAGTATTTCGGAAGATTTAGCTGGCCGGCTCTGGATTGGCACCCAGATTGGCGGGCTTTCTATTTATGACCAGGAACAGAACACCTTTACCAATTATTCGCCTAATCCGCTGGACCCGTATAGCATTAGTAGTAATTCGCTGTGGTCTATCTACCGGGATAAGGTAGGCACCATGTGGATTGGCGCCCGGAACCGGGGACTGGATAAGTGGGACCCGCACCAGCAAAAATTTAATCATTACAATATATACCCCTCCGGAAACTACACTTTAAGTAACCGGGATGTTACCTGCTTTTTAGAAGATGATTCCGGAAACTTGTGGCTGGGCACGGATGGCGGTGGTTTAAGTTACTTAGATAGAAAAACAAATAAATATGTTCATTACACCCACGACCCTTTAAAAGATAATAGTTTAGGCAGCAATTCGGTGCTTTCGCTGTTAATGGACCGCCAGCACCATTTATGGGTGGGTACCTGGGGCGGCGGTTTAAACCGGTTTGATAAAAAAACACAAACTTTTAAACGGTATCTGCCTAATGCGGCGGACCCGGCCAGTATTAACGGGAATAATATTTTTAGTTTGTGCGAAGATAGTTCCGGTAAATTATGGGTGGGCGTTTTTTTGGGGGGCCTTAATTTGTACGACCCGCATACAGATTCCTTCTCGCATTACAATTACAATCATAATGACGCTACCAGCCTCAGTAATAATAAAATTATTAAAATATTTGAAGACAGTAAAAAGAATTTATGGATTGGCACGGATGGCGGCGGGTTAAATTTAATGCATTGGGCCGGTAAAGACCAGGTAACTTTTACCCGTTATAATTACGATTCAAACAGCCCGGGCAGCTTAAGCAGCAACGTTATTAATGCCATTACCGAAGACAAGAACCATAACTTATGGATAGGCACCTGGAAAGGCTTAAATAAATTTAATTACCAACAACAAACTTTTGAGGTTTATCGCAAAGAAGATGGCTTACCGGATAATGTCATAAACGGTATTCTGGAAGATAATAAAGGATTTTTATGGCTGAGTACCAACCAAGGAATCAGCCGTTTTGATGCGGCTGGTAAAAAATTTAAAAATTACACTACCGCCGACGGTTTACAATCGCCGGAATTTATCCGGGGGTCTTACCTGAAAAGTAAAGCAGGCGAGCTATTTTTTGGCGGCGTAAACGGGTTTAATTCTTTTTTTCCGGCCAACATCCACGACCGGTTATTTACTGCCCCTTTGTATTTAACTCAATTTAATATCCGGCATACTTTAATTAAACCTAACCAGAAAAACTCGCCATTGCGCCAGCACATCAGCGAAACCAAAGAAATTACCCTGTCTTATGATCAAAGTGATTTTAGCTTTGGTTTTGTTGCTTTAAATTACGCGCTCGCTTCTAAAATCCGGTATGCTTACAAGCTGGTGGGTTACGATAAAGACTGGCAAAAGGCCGGCAATCAAAGAAGCGCCAATTACGCCAAAGTGCCACCCGGCACCTATACCTTCCGGGTAAGAAGCACGATTACCAATGATCTCTGGAACAAAGAAGAAGCAACCGTAAAAATTACCATTACGCCCCCTTGGTGGAAAACCTGGTGGGCTTATTCGCTTTACAGTTTAGCGTTTGCCGGATTATTAATCTGGTACCGGCAAAATTTGATTAAACAGCTTCGGTTAAAAGCCGATTTGCAACTGGAGCACTTGGAATTAACCAAAATGCAGGAAATGGAACGTTTAAAGTCTAATTTCTTTGCCAATATTTCTCATGAATTCCGTACCCCGCTTACCTTAATTTTGAGTCCGTTAAAAGACATGTACAGCGGAAAATTTAACGGCGATTTCAAACAGCAATACCAGGTAATGATTCGGAATGCCGAAAGATTACTGCGCCTCATTAATCAATTACTCGATTTATCAAAGCTGGATTCCGGTCATATGCAACTAGAAGCCGCCCGGGTAAACCTGATAGATTTCCTAAAAACCATTTTCTCGTCGTTTGAGTCTTACGCCCAAAAGAAAAATTTAAAATTTTCTTTCGAACATCCCGTCGAACCAATTCTGGTTTATTTTGATCCGGATAAGTTGGAAAAAGTATTTCTTAACTTGCTTTCCAACGCCTTTAAGTTTACCAGTACCGGCGAAATTAAGCTGGCAGTAGAATTAGTAACCCGCTCCGGGGAAAAAGCGTCGAACAATCAGTGCCCGATAGCCTACGTTGCAATTTGTGTAACCGATAGTGGCGTGGGCATTCCGGCAGATTGTGTGAATTATGTTTTCGACCATTTTTACCAGGTAGCGCAGCGGGTACATCCCGGCGACATAGAAGGTACCGGCATTGGTTTATCGTTGGCCAAAGAATTAGTAGAGCTGCACCAGGGCAAAATAGAAGTAGAAAGTAAATTAGGGATTGGTACTACTTTTAAAGTACTGTTACCCTTAGGCAAAGCGCATTTAAAAGAACCGGAGCTAGAAGTACCGGATTGGCAGCCAACCTTTAAAAACCCAGCATCAACCAGTATAGAACCATTAGCTTCTGCCGCCACCGTAACAACAACAAATGATTCTAAATCTAAGGAAGTGGAACTGCCGGTAATTTTGTTGGTGGAAGATAACACCGATCTGCGGACTTATTTAAAAGAAAGATTAGAACAAAATTACCACGTACTGGAAGCCGCCAACGGAGCAGATGGCTTGAAAATGGGTCTGGATAAAATGCCGGATTTAATAATTTCGGATGTACTCATGCCCAAAATGAACGGCGTAGAACTGTGCCGGGCTTTAAAAAACAACGTGCAAACTTCGCACATCCCGCTTATTTTACTAACCGCCCAGGCCGATTCCGAAAATAAAATTGAGGGATTAGAAACCGGTGCCGATGATTATGTTTCCAAACCTTTTGATTCGAATGAGTTAGAAGTGCGCGTAAAAAACCTGATAAAATCCAGAGAAGTGCTGCGGGACCGGTTTGCGCAAAACAATAAATTAATTCTGGAACCTAAAGAAATTACAATTACGCCGCTGGATGAGATTTTTATGAAAAAGGTGCTCGAAAGCATCGAGAAAAACATGGCGAATACCGAGTACCGGGTAGAAGATTTAGGCGAAGATGTCGCCATGAGCCGCATGCCTTTATACCGGAAAATAAAAGCCTTAACCGGCCAGACCGCCGTAGAATTCATCCGGACGATCCGGTTAAAAAGAGCCGCCCAATTATTAAAACAGCAGCAGCTCCATGTATCCGAAGTAACCTACGACGTTGGGTTTAACGACTTGCAGTACTTCAGAACTTGTTTTAAAAAGCAGTTTGGTTTAAGCCCATCGGAGTACGCTAAGTTACACGCCGACGTAAAAATGGAGGCTGCCTCCGATAATTAA
- a CDS encoding phytanoyl-CoA dioxygenase family protein, protein MEKSNKEKFLEEGYVIIEVLTEPEIQDFRKVMDALLSPQVKAADTKKHSSSFQHLGDEISDFGKEARQYYFHLLTKPGTEPIHHAFHHPVMLKAVEEIIGPNLIVNNASILAANEGTSYSLGWHRDIIQIPQDEIEDWLFSPERFHNSVQINLPLVDENSLWVVPGSHNRPNTAAENAAFAGSKHYAPIGAEMPGGVPVTLKAGQAVLYNNNLIHRGYTEVMKNPRRTLHMGYHSAQHPPTWHFYLLNDDLLTENYLHTLSPTMRQMMEEYLACRQEYPRMSDTWKKEYNFPSPSYQ, encoded by the coding sequence ATGGAAAAGTCGAATAAAGAAAAGTTTCTCGAAGAAGGCTACGTGATTATAGAGGTACTCACCGAGCCTGAAATACAGGATTTTAGAAAAGTAATGGATGCTTTACTGAGCCCGCAGGTAAAAGCAGCCGATACAAAAAAGCACAGTTCGTCTTTCCAGCATTTAGGCGACGAAATTTCGGATTTTGGTAAGGAAGCGCGGCAATATTATTTTCACCTCTTAACCAAGCCCGGCACCGAACCCATTCATCATGCTTTTCACCACCCGGTTATGTTAAAAGCCGTGGAAGAAATTATTGGCCCCAACCTGATCGTGAACAATGCGTCTATTCTGGCCGCTAACGAAGGCACGTCTTATTCTTTGGGTTGGCACCGCGATATTATTCAAATTCCGCAAGACGAAATTGAAGATTGGCTTTTTTCGCCGGAACGGTTTCATAACAGCGTGCAGATTAATTTGCCCTTGGTAGATGAAAATTCGCTGTGGGTGGTTCCGGGCAGCCATAACCGCCCGAATACTGCAGCCGAAAATGCAGCTTTTGCCGGTTCTAAACATTATGCGCCCATTGGCGCCGAAATGCCCGGCGGCGTTCCGGTAACTTTAAAAGCGGGACAGGCCGTTTTATACAACAACAACTTAATTCACCGGGGCTATACCGAAGTCATGAAAAATCCCCGGCGCACGCTGCACATGGGTTATCATAGCGCCCAGCATCCACCCACCTGGCATTTTTATCTGCTCAACGACGATTTATTAACCGAAAATTACCTGCATACCTTAAGCCCCACCATGCGCCAAATGATGGAGGAGTACCTGGCCTGCCGCCAAGAATACCCCCGTATGAGCGATACCTGGAAGAAAGAATACAATTTTCCTTCGCCTTCTTACCAATAG
- a CDS encoding Gfo/Idh/MocA family protein produces the protein MKTLNVGLIGYKFMGRAHSNAWLQAPHFFDLPRTPVLKVACGRHEASLKEFAQKWGWEETETDWKKLVTRPDIDIIDIALPQHLHYEIAIAAAKAGKHIFCEKPLAMNSQQAEEMLRVCEDNKVTHYLNHNYRRVPAIAFAKKLIKEGQLGRIFHWRGAYQQDWIVDPEFPLTWQLRKETAQAGPQWDLNSHSLDLAQYLVGDIKSVSCLTTNFIKERPLADETTSGNLSAEAKTGETGEVTVEDAALMLVEFENGAIGSFEATRFATGRKNHNTFEIYGSKGSLTFDLENMNELLFYSNSDPAGLQGFRKILTTDALHPYVQNWWPAGHIIGYEHTFVHAVVDFIKAIAENKTVEPNFHDGLKIIKVLEAGLQSAATGQKIILKNN, from the coding sequence ATGAAAACTTTAAACGTAGGACTAATAGGTTATAAATTTATGGGTCGGGCGCACAGCAATGCCTGGCTTCAAGCTCCCCATTTTTTCGATCTTCCGCGTACTCCGGTTTTAAAAGTAGCGTGCGGCCGGCACGAAGCTTCCTTAAAAGAATTTGCCCAAAAATGGGGCTGGGAAGAAACGGAAACCGATTGGAAAAAACTGGTAACGCGGCCGGATATTGATATTATTGATATTGCGCTGCCGCAACATTTGCACTACGAAATTGCCATAGCTGCTGCCAAAGCAGGCAAGCATATCTTTTGTGAAAAACCCCTGGCCATGAACTCCCAGCAAGCCGAAGAAATGCTCCGGGTTTGTGAGGATAATAAGGTAACTCATTATTTAAATCATAATTACCGGCGGGTACCCGCCATTGCTTTCGCCAAAAAATTAATTAAAGAAGGCCAGTTAGGTCGCATATTTCATTGGCGGGGCGCTTATCAGCAAGATTGGATTGTAGACCCCGAGTTCCCGCTTACCTGGCAACTCCGCAAAGAAACTGCTCAGGCCGGTCCGCAGTGGGATTTAAATTCCCATAGTTTAGATTTAGCGCAGTACCTGGTAGGCGATATCAAATCGGTATCGTGTTTAACCACTAACTTTATTAAAGAAAGACCATTGGCCGATGAAACGACCAGCGGCAATTTAAGCGCCGAAGCCAAAACCGGCGAAACCGGCGAAGTTACCGTGGAAGATGCGGCCCTAATGCTTGTGGAATTCGAAAACGGCGCGATTGGTTCGTTTGAGGCCACCCGCTTTGCCACCGGCCGGAAAAACCACAATACTTTTGAAATTTACGGCAGCAAAGGCAGCCTAACTTTCGACCTGGAAAACATGAATGAGCTTTTGTTTTATTCTAACAGTGACCCCGCCGGTTTACAAGGATTCCGGAAAATTCTGACCACCGATGCCCTGCATCCTTACGTGCAAAACTGGTGGCCGGCCGGCCATATTATTGGCTACGAGCATACGTTTGTGCACGCCGTGGTAGATTTTATAAAGGCCATTGCCGAAAATAAAACCGTAGAACCAAACTTCCACGATGGTTTAAAAATAATAAAGGTGCTGGAGGCCGGTCTGCAATCGGCGGCCACTGGTCAGAAAATAATTTTAAAAAATAATTAA
- a CDS encoding sugar phosphate isomerase/epimerase family protein, with protein MKVGIDSYCYHRLFGEVYPGQEKPNKELSFEDFLTQLNSLDIDGVSLESCFLPSFDQSYLKFIKEHLDSSGLDRVYAWGHPDGLEGGKNEQAFADMVRHIEYANQIGAKVMRVVGSSLLFRFEPHDPQLEKLSRMFTEATQMAARYDIKLAVENHIDYNSDEILQLVTNVNLPNFGVNFDSGNFLRVLDDPIQAMEKLAPHVFATHIKDLKPVKGVPVNEWYFFSCVPTGEGLIQNEKLAEILKKHNYQGFLAVEIDFLHPDYTNREVEVVQQSVRALKEISHRLS; from the coding sequence ATGAAGGTAGGAATCGACAGTTACTGTTACCATCGGCTTTTCGGGGAAGTGTATCCCGGCCAGGAAAAACCGAATAAAGAGTTGAGTTTTGAAGATTTTTTAACCCAACTAAACAGCCTGGATATTGACGGCGTTTCCTTAGAATCCTGCTTTTTGCCCAGTTTCGACCAATCTTATCTAAAATTCATAAAAGAACACCTCGATTCTTCCGGGTTAGACCGGGTGTATGCCTGGGGCCACCCGGATGGCTTGGAAGGCGGTAAAAATGAACAAGCGTTTGCCGATATGGTCCGGCACATTGAATACGCCAACCAAATAGGAGCTAAGGTAATGCGGGTAGTAGGCAGCAGTTTGCTGTTCCGGTTCGAGCCGCACGATCCGCAACTGGAAAAACTAAGCCGCATGTTTACCGAAGCCACCCAAATGGCCGCCCGCTACGATATTAAGCTGGCCGTAGAAAACCACATCGATTATAATTCCGACGAGATTCTGCAATTGGTAACCAATGTAAATCTGCCCAACTTTGGCGTAAATTTCGATTCCGGTAACTTTTTGCGGGTCTTGGATGACCCTATTCAGGCCATGGAGAAACTGGCGCCGCATGTTTTTGCTACGCATATTAAAGATTTAAAACCAGTAAAGGGAGTGCCGGTAAACGAGTGGTATTTTTTCTCCTGCGTGCCCACCGGCGAAGGATTAATTCAGAACGAGAAGTTAGCTGAAATTTTAAAAAAACATAACTACCAGGGATTTCTGGCCGTTGAAATTGATTTTCTGCATCCAGATTATACCAATCGGGAAGTAGAGGTAGTACAACAAAGTGTACGCGCGCTGAAGGAAATTAGCCACCGGTTAAGCTAA
- a CDS encoding ThuA domain-containing protein, with amino-acid sequence MKNNLVFRLVLLVSLIMAFYLGVSAAPVTRTNSSAAKTRKIVLIAGEKSHDAGFHEYIKTVRLLKTMLDQSNVKGIKTEIYLHGWPQNPATLDDADLILFTSDGRDGDLYSEVPFMTPERMPVMEKQIKRGCGLALIHFSTFAPDSIGKKILEWGGGYYDWQDDTGKRNWYSAIKTLDGTINLPASSHPVVNGVKPFKLKDEFYYNIRFREQDSRLKVVAEVPELNGRADKGKATAWAVERTDGGRGFSTTMGHYYANWENPAFRKLMLNGIVWAAKATVPKNGVEAQFYSDQEVTQHLYQKSRKALLFTGNNHPAHPWQETTPLLKAAVEQDSPFWVDVSTNIEDLSQYDLKDYEVLILNYCNWKDSTQLKQKSKTAFTNYLNNGGGLMVIHFADGAFHYSLPEAGNTDWPEYRKIVRRVWDHQSNSAHDNFGKFTVKVTQAPSAITAGIKDFETTDELYFNQKGDEPIKPLLTATSKKTGKEEPLAWVYNYGKGKIFQTLLGHNASSFQAPEMKKMLRNAAVWVAGEDKSKSILK; translated from the coding sequence ATGAAGAATAACCTGGTGTTTCGGCTAGTTCTGTTGGTGAGTTTAATAATGGCTTTTTACCTGGGAGTATCGGCAGCACCCGTAACCCGAACTAATAGCAGCGCTGCTAAAACCAGAAAGATTGTTTTAATTGCCGGGGAGAAAAGCCACGATGCCGGCTTTCACGAGTATATTAAAACCGTGCGCCTGTTAAAAACCATGCTGGACCAATCCAATGTAAAAGGCATAAAAACCGAAATTTATTTGCACGGCTGGCCACAAAATCCGGCTACGCTGGACGATGCGGATTTAATTCTTTTTACTTCCGACGGCCGGGATGGGGACTTGTATTCGGAAGTTCCTTTTATGACTCCGGAACGCATGCCGGTAATGGAAAAGCAAATAAAAAGAGGTTGCGGCTTGGCGCTTATTCATTTCTCGACGTTTGCCCCTGATTCTATTGGTAAAAAGATTTTGGAATGGGGTGGTGGTTATTACGACTGGCAGGACGATACGGGTAAACGCAACTGGTATTCGGCTATTAAAACGCTGGATGGTACGATTAATTTGCCCGCCTCTAGCCATCCGGTAGTAAACGGCGTTAAACCTTTTAAACTGAAGGACGAATTTTATTACAATATTCGCTTCCGGGAGCAAGATTCCCGTTTAAAAGTTGTCGCCGAAGTTCCGGAACTAAATGGCCGCGCCGATAAAGGAAAAGCCACCGCCTGGGCAGTAGAACGCACCGACGGAGGACGAGGCTTTAGTACCACCATGGGCCACTATTACGCGAACTGGGAAAATCCTGCTTTTCGGAAACTCATGTTGAATGGCATTGTTTGGGCGGCCAAAGCCACGGTGCCTAAAAATGGCGTCGAGGCCCAGTTTTATTCTGATCAGGAAGTAACGCAGCACTTATACCAAAAATCCCGCAAAGCTCTCCTGTTTACCGGTAATAACCATCCGGCGCATCCGTGGCAGGAAACCACCCCTTTACTAAAAGCCGCGGTAGAACAAGACAGTCCTTTTTGGGTGGATGTATCTACTAACATAGAAGACTTATCGCAGTACGATTTAAAAGATTACGAGGTACTTATTTTAAATTATTGTAACTGGAAAGACTCCACGCAATTAAAACAAAAATCCAAAACAGCCTTTACCAATTATTTAAATAATGGCGGCGGACTGATGGTTATTCATTTCGCGGATGGCGCTTTTCATTATTCCTTACCGGAAGCCGGCAATACCGATTGGCCGGAATACCGGAAAATAGTACGCCGGGTCTGGGACCATCAATCCAATAGCGCCCACGATAATTTTGGCAAGTTTACGGTTAAAGTAACCCAAGCGCCCAGCGCCATCACCGCCGGAATAAAAGATTTTGAAACAACCGACGAATTGTATTTCAATCAAAAAGGAGACGAACCCATTAAACCTTTACTTACAGCAACCTCCAAAAAGACGGGCAAGGAAGAACCGTTAGCCTGGGTGTATAACTACGGTAAAGGTAAAATATTCCAAACCCTGTTGGGGCATAACGCCAGTTCCTTCCAAGCGCCGGAAATGAAAAAAATGTTGCGGAATGCCGCTGTTTGGGTAGCCGGAGAAGATAAAAGCAAAAGTATTTTAAAATAA
- a CDS encoding sugar phosphate isomerase/epimerase family protein produces MNNATFLLTAKLRKTVIFLMATLLVLIILLPVHGQNRKKDTAIYARQNLFAWSIVPFDVKKRNPTQRAAMLQKMGITRLAYDWRQEHVATFDEELKTLKKNNIKLQAFWLPTGSDPANDKNVQAVFALLKRHQVKTQLWCSLGDGKNFPEMSQEEKVHYMARIIGIIAKQAAEIGCTVGLYNHSGWFGEPENQLAIIEYLKMPNVGMVYNFNHAEAHVARFAEFFPKIVPHLLALNLSGIQTGNPVKIVPVGQGNAELEMMRVVKASKYRGPVGIINEYTDPDAEVGLQMNLTGLKKILKSLGDTVALKTYLN; encoded by the coding sequence ATGAATAATGCTACTTTTCTTCTTACTGCCAAGCTCCGGAAAACCGTTATTTTTTTAATGGCTACGTTGCTCGTATTAATTATTTTGCTGCCGGTGCATGGCCAGAACAGAAAAAAGGATACGGCTATTTATGCCCGACAGAATTTGTTTGCGTGGTCGATTGTGCCGTTTGATGTAAAAAAACGCAACCCAACGCAACGAGCCGCCATGCTGCAAAAAATGGGAATTACCCGGCTCGCTTATGATTGGCGCCAGGAACACGTCGCCACTTTTGACGAAGAACTGAAAACGTTAAAAAAGAACAATATCAAGCTCCAAGCTTTTTGGCTGCCCACTGGTTCGGACCCGGCAAATGACAAAAATGTGCAGGCCGTATTTGCTCTTTTAAAGCGCCACCAGGTAAAAACCCAGTTATGGTGCTCTTTAGGCGATGGAAAAAATTTCCCCGAAATGAGCCAGGAAGAAAAAGTACATTACATGGCTAGAATTATTGGTATTATTGCTAAACAAGCCGCCGAAATAGGGTGTACCGTGGGCCTGTATAATCACTCGGGCTGGTTTGGCGAACCCGAAAATCAGTTGGCCATTATAGAATATTTAAAAATGCCCAACGTGGGCATGGTTTATAACTTTAATCATGCCGAAGCGCACGTAGCCCGCTTTGCCGAATTTTTTCCCAAGATAGTGCCCCACCTGCTGGCACTTAACCTTTCGGGTATTCAAACGGGTAATCCGGTAAAGATTGTGCCTGTTGGGCAGGGAAATGCCGAATTAGAAATGATGCGGGTAGTAAAAGCAAGTAAATACCGCGGCCCCGTAGGCATAATTAATGAATACACCGACCCGGATGCCGAAGTAGGCTTGCAAATGAACTTGACCGGCTTAAAGAAAATTTTAAAATCGCTCGGTGATACTGTTGCCTTAAAAACTTATCTAAATTAG